A single region of the Microcella sp. genome encodes:
- a CDS encoding AI-2E family transporter yields MQSESEPSTGESNVGSATSFLRKGPFVIGFVGTLGVLLALVLGAAVSQLAYTITLIFLATFISLGLYPVVTRLERRGLPKPAAIGVVLAAFLAVVAVLLVLIVPIVIEQATELARTLPENLTDIENQGWFLDLDGQFNGYPFILLEWVRVSSADPNLWITLGGGALRIGADIINGSFGVLLVVVITLYFVASLDSMKNALYELVPASKRAGFAEIAEEIFESIGKYLSGQIVLAAMNAAFSFILLSVLGVRYAGILAFIALFITLIPVIGPLISTTLMVLVSLFTSPATALIVAIVMIVYMQVEAYLFTPRIIGKAISIPASLVLIGAVIGGTLLGLLGALVASPVVASILLILKKVVVPRQRAR; encoded by the coding sequence ATGCAGTCAGAATCCGAACCGAGCACCGGCGAGTCGAACGTCGGCTCTGCCACGAGCTTCTTGCGCAAGGGGCCCTTCGTCATCGGCTTCGTCGGCACCCTCGGCGTGCTGCTCGCGCTGGTGCTCGGCGCAGCGGTGTCGCAACTGGCCTATACGATCACCCTCATCTTCTTGGCGACCTTCATCAGTCTCGGGCTCTACCCCGTGGTCACCCGACTCGAGCGCCGCGGCCTGCCGAAGCCGGCTGCCATCGGCGTCGTGCTCGCAGCTTTTCTCGCCGTCGTCGCCGTGCTGCTCGTGCTCATCGTGCCCATCGTCATCGAGCAGGCCACCGAGCTCGCCCGCACGCTGCCCGAGAACCTCACCGACATCGAGAATCAGGGCTGGTTTCTCGACCTCGACGGGCAGTTCAACGGGTATCCGTTCATCTTGCTCGAGTGGGTGCGGGTCAGCTCTGCCGACCCCAACCTGTGGATCACCCTGGGCGGCGGTGCCCTGCGCATCGGCGCCGACATCATCAACGGAAGCTTCGGCGTGCTGCTCGTCGTCGTCATCACCCTCTACTTCGTCGCCTCGCTCGACAGCATGAAGAACGCCCTCTACGAGCTCGTGCCCGCCTCGAAACGCGCGGGCTTCGCCGAGATCGCCGAAGAGATCTTCGAGTCGATCGGCAAGTACCTGAGCGGCCAGATCGTGCTCGCGGCGATGAACGCCGCCTTCTCGTTCATTCTGCTGAGCGTCTTGGGCGTGCGCTATGCCGGAATCCTCGCCTTCATCGCCCTCTTCATCACCCTCATCCCCGTCATCGGCCCCCTCATCAGCACGACGCTCATGGTGCTCGTCTCGTTGTTCACCTCGCCGGCGACAGCCCTCATCGTGGCGATCGTCATGATCGTCTACATGCAGGTCGAGGCCTACCTCTTCACGCCGCGCATCATCGGCAAGGCGATCAGCATTCCCGCCTCGCTCGTGCTCATCGGGGCCGTGATCGGCGGCACCCTGCTCGGTCTGCTCGGGGCGCTGGTCGCTTCGCCGGTCGTGGCGAGCATCCTGCTGATCTTGAAGAAGGTCGTCGTGCCCCGCCAACGGGCGAGGTAG
- a CDS encoding leucyl aminopeptidase, translating into MTTISITTSAEAPASLDVDVVVVASRAGADGPELVSHSSLAHLHEHLAAIGVTGKADEFVRLPALEGSRASVAIVGLGAEVTATTARQAAGSAVRQLAGAESVALAFGLDDESHVHAMIEGASIAAYAFTNYRVKTAVKVKSPVASATVCTSATVSDEAIDRVRLIADHVALVRDLTNRSGGDLYPQAFADAATEAAEGAPVTVEVWDEKKLVAEGCGGIMGIGQGSSRPPRLIKVSYQPEGATTHVALVGKGITYDTGGYSLKPAEAMSGMQNDMSGAAVTLALVLASARLGLPVRMTAWLCMAENLVSSTAIRVNDILTMRGGTTVEVMNTDAEGRLVMADGMVLASEEQPDALIDVATLTGAAIVSLGRRTVGVMGDADLVGEIVAAGEQTGEPHWHMPLPAELRAQLDSRFADMANLKPGNRDGGMLVAGTFLKEFVGKGADGNPIPWAHLDIAGAAVNEGPAYGYLAEGATGVSLRTLLAAVEKRFAA; encoded by the coding sequence ATGACCACCATCTCGATCACCACGTCAGCCGAGGCCCCCGCTTCTCTCGATGTCGACGTCGTCGTCGTCGCATCGCGCGCCGGTGCTGACGGCCCCGAGCTCGTCTCGCACTCGTCGCTCGCGCACCTGCACGAGCACCTCGCCGCCATCGGAGTGACGGGCAAAGCCGATGAGTTCGTGCGCCTGCCCGCGCTCGAGGGCTCGCGCGCGTCGGTCGCGATCGTCGGCCTCGGCGCTGAGGTCACGGCGACCACGGCCCGCCAGGCCGCTGGTTCGGCCGTGCGCCAGCTCGCCGGTGCCGAGTCGGTGGCGCTCGCCTTCGGCCTCGACGATGAGAGCCACGTGCACGCGATGATCGAGGGCGCCAGCATCGCCGCGTATGCCTTCACCAACTATCGAGTGAAGACGGCCGTCAAGGTGAAGTCACCGGTGGCGTCGGCGACGGTGTGCACGTCGGCGACGGTCAGCGACGAGGCGATCGACCGTGTGCGGCTCATCGCCGATCACGTGGCCCTCGTTCGCGATCTGACGAACCGCTCGGGCGGCGACCTCTACCCCCAGGCATTCGCCGACGCGGCGACCGAAGCCGCTGAGGGTGCGCCGGTGACCGTCGAGGTGTGGGACGAGAAGAAGCTCGTCGCCGAGGGCTGCGGCGGCATCATGGGCATCGGTCAGGGCTCATCGCGCCCCCCGCGCCTCATCAAGGTCAGCTACCAGCCTGAGGGCGCCACGACGCACGTGGCCCTCGTCGGCAAGGGCATCACCTATGACACGGGCGGCTACTCGCTCAAGCCGGCCGAGGCCATGAGCGGCATGCAGAACGACATGAGCGGTGCGGCGGTGACGCTCGCGCTCGTGCTCGCCAGTGCTCGGCTCGGGCTGCCGGTGCGCATGACGGCGTGGTTGTGCATGGCCGAGAACCTCGTGTCGTCGACGGCGATTCGGGTGAACGACATCTTGACGATGCGCGGCGGCACCACGGTCGAGGTCATGAACACCGACGCCGAGGGGCGCCTCGTGATGGCCGACGGCATGGTGCTCGCGAGCGAAGAGCAGCCCGACGCGCTCATCGATGTGGCGACGCTGACGGGAGCAGCGATCGTGTCGCTCGGTCGTCGCACCGTCGGGGTGATGGGCGATGCAGACCTCGTCGGCGAGATCGTGGCCGCGGGCGAGCAGACCGGCGAGCCGCACTGGCACATGCCGCTGCCCGCCGAGCTGCGCGCGCAGCTCGACTCGCGCTTCGCCGACATGGCCAACCTCAAGCCGGGCAACCGCGACGGCGGCATGCTCGTCGCCGGAACCTTCTTGAAAGAGTTCGTCGGCAAGGGTGCAGACGGCAACCCCATCCCCTGGGCGCACCTCGACATCGCGGGTGCCGCCGTCAACGAGGGCCCGGCCTATGGCTACCTCGCCGAGGGTGCGACGGGCGTCTCGCTGCGCACGCTGCTCGCCGCGGTCGAGAAGCGCTTCGCCGCGTAG